From the Theobroma cacao cultivar B97-61/B2 chromosome 2, Criollo_cocoa_genome_V2, whole genome shotgun sequence genome, one window contains:
- the LOC18609710 gene encoding adenylate kinase 4 → MASSAVALEDVPSVDIMTELLRRFKCSSKPDKRLILIGPPGSGKGTQSPIIKDDYCLCHLATGDMLRAAVAAKTPLGIKAKESMDKGELVSDDLVVGIIDEAMKKPSCQRGFILDGFPRTVVQAQKLDEMLQKQGTKIDKVLNFAIDDSILEERITGRWIHPSSGRTYHTKFAPPKVPGVDDVTGEPLIQRKDDTPAVLKSRLEGFHRQTEPVIDYYGNKGILANLHAERPPNEVTSEVLKVLSS, encoded by the exons ATGGCGAGTTCTGCAGTGGCTTTGGAAGATGTACCTTCCGTTGATATTATGACTGAACTGCTTCGTCGCTTCAAGTGCTCCTCCAAGCCTGACAAACGCCTCATTCTTATTG GTCCCCCTGGATCCGGAAAGGGTACACAATCACCCATAATTAAGGATGACTACTGCTTGTGCCATTTAGCCACAGGTGATATGCTCAGAGCTGCAGTTGCTGCTAAAACACCGCTTGGAATTAAGGCCAAAGAATCTATGGATAAA GGGGAACTTGTTTCTGATGATTTGGTGGTTGGAATAATTGATGAAGCCATGAAAAAACCCTCATGCCAAAGAGGTTTTATTTTAGATGGTTTTCCCAGGACTGTGGTCCAGGCACAGAAG CTTGATGAGATGCTTCAAAAGCAGGGAACTAAGATTGACAAGGTGTTGAACTTTGCTATTGATGATTCCATATTGGAGGAGAGGATCACTGGTCGATGGATACATCCTTCCAGTGGTCGAACCTACCATACTAAATTTGCACCTCCCAAAGTTCCTGGTGTTGATGAT GTCACTGGAGAGCCTTTGATTCAAAGAAAGGATGATACCCCAGCAGTGCTCAAGTCAAGGCTGGAGGGTTTTCATAGGCAGACTGAACCG GTTATTGATTATTATGGTAACAAAGGTATTCTTGCCAATCTTCATGCAGAGAGACCCCCAAATGAGGTCACCTCTGAGGTTCTGAAGGTTCTCTCTTCTTAG
- the LOC18609709 gene encoding transcription factor TT2 produces MGRKPCCSQEEGLNRGTWTATEDKILTEYIKAHGEGKWRSIPKAAGLKRCGKSCRLRWLNYLRPDIKRGNITRDEEDLIIRLHKLLGNRWSLIAGRLPGRTDNEIKNYWNSVLSKRAQVKEFDHTNKDEKKQRFISCSRKAPTSSGVIHAKAGRCTKVSFSPQQKVTGEDDNNTIVRTAPSMDVELVHDTAVVSGSSDGSFTLLSSKEENPSISRFAMDFDIGESSIPEALASDFSQLSDFDFCDINTVIYEYGTKDNGQALVSLEGMVGNWSGNGLVDANLDSDFGFLAGFLESDGDLTI; encoded by the exons ATGGGTAGGAAACCTTGTTGTTCACAAGAGGAGGGACTTAATAGAGGAACTTGGACAGCCACTGAAGACAAAATCCTCACTGAGTACATCAAGGCTCACGGTGAAGGAAAATGGAGAAGCATTCCTAAAGCAGCTG GTTTAAAGAGATGCGGGAAGAGTTGCAGACTTCGTTGGCTGAATTATTTGAGACCTGATATTAAGAGAGGCAACATTACACGTGATGAAGAAGATCTCATCATTAGACTCCACAAACTCTTAGGCAACag GTGGTCTCTGATAGCGGGAAGACTTCCGGGCCGAACAGACAATGAAATCAAGAATTATTGGAACAGCGTTTTATCAAAGAGGGCCCAAGTGAAAGAATTCGATCATACCaataaagatgaaaagaaacaaagattCATCAGCTGTTCCAGGAAGGCCCCAACAAGTTCAGGCGTTATCCATGCTAAGGCAGGGCGTTGCACCAAAGTCTCTTTCAGCCCGCAACAGAAAGTAACTGGAGAAGATGACAACAATACTATTGTCCGTACAGCTCCATCCATGGACGTTGAGTTGGTGCATGATACTGCTGTAGTGTCTGGATCCAGTGATGGGTCATTTACATTGCTGTCGTCCAAGGAAGAAAATCCTTCTATATCAAGGTTTGCTATGGATTTTGACATTGGGGAAAGCAGCATTCCAGAAGCTCTTGCTTCTGACTTTTCACAGCTTAGTGACTTTGATTTTTGTGATATAAACACTGTGATATATGAATATGGGACAAAAGATAACGGTCAAGCACTTGTGTCACTGGAGGGAATGGTGGGAAATTGGAGCGGCAATGGTCTCGTTGACGCTAACTTGGATTCAGATTTTGGATTTTTGGCTGGTTTTCTTGAGTCCGATGGAGACTTAACTATCTGA